The genomic stretch ACCTATTGAATTGAAGGCAGCTATTATGCTGGCACAGAAAAATATTCATACTTTTCATAATTCTCAGCGATTTGAAGGGAAAAAGGTGCAGACTGTATCTGGTGTAACTTGTTGGCAGAAGGCTGTTGCTATTGAAAAGGTGGGCTTGTATATTCCCGGAGGCACGGCGCCTTTATTTTCTACCGTATTGATGTTGGCTACTCCGGCACAGATTGCAGGTTGCAAGGAAATCGTACTTTGTACTCCTCCTGATAAAGAAGGAAAGGTTCATCCTGCTATCTTGTATGCGGCAAAATTGGCCGGAGTAAATAAAATATTCAAAGCAGGAGGGGTGCAGGCCATCGCTGCTATGGCATACGGAACGGAAAGTGTGCCTAAGGTTTATAAAATTTTCGGTCCGGGTAACCAATATGTAACGGCTGCCAAGCAGCAGGTTTCTTTGCGGGATGTTGCGATAGATATGCCTGCCGGCCCTTCTGAAGTCGAAGTGCTGGCCGACGAGACGGCTAATCCTGTATTTGTGGCAGCCGATTTGCTTTCACAGGCGGAACATGGAGTTGATAGTCAGGCCATGCTGATAACTACTTCTGAGAAATTAATGAAGGAGGTGGAGTATGAGGTACAACGCCAGTTGGCTTTGCTTACCAGATGGAAAATAGCCGAAAAGTCGTTGGCAAACAGCAAATTGATTTTGGTGAGGGATATGGATGAGGCAATTGCTCTGACGAATGAATATGCTCCCGAGCATTTGATTATCGAGACCAAGGATTATATGGAACTGGCAGAGCGTATTGTCAATGCCGGATCTGTATTTCTAGGTTCACTTACTCCGGAGAGTGCCGGTGATTATGCATCCGGAACCAATCATACTTTACCTACCAATGGTTACGCCAAAGCGTATAGTGGGGTGAGCCTGGATAGTTTTATCCGTAAAATCACTTTTCAGGAGATTAATGGTGAGGGTATTCAGAATATCGGTCCTGCTATTGAGGTGATGGCGGCTAATGAACAACTGGGTGCGCATAAGAATGCAGTAACCGTAAGATTAAAAACAGTATAAAGATGAAAGATTTGAAAGAATTGACGCGCCCGAATATTTGGGCTTTGAAACCCTATTCATCGGCACGTGACGAATATAATGGAGCGGAGGCATCTGTTTTTCTGGATGCCAATGAGAATCCGTACAATACACCTAATAACCGTTATCCTGATCCTATGCAGCGGGAACTGAAGAATATGATAGCTCCTATTAAAAAGGTAGACCCCGATACGATCTTTCTGGGAAACGGCAGTGATGAGGCTATTGACTTGGTATATCGCGCGTTCTGTATTCCGGGGGTGGATAATGTAGCGGCTATTGACCCTACTTATGGTATGTATCAGGTGTGTGCCGATGTCAACGATGTAGAATATCGCAAGGTGTTGTTGGATGAAAACTATCAGTTCAGTGCCGACAAACTATTGGCGGCAACAGACGATCACACCAAACTGGTTTTTCTTTGCTCGCCCAATAATCCAACCGGTAATAACCTGGATCGTAGGGAAATGGAAAAATTGCTGGATACTTTTCAGGGATTGGTGATTATAGACGAGGCCTATTCCGATTTTTCTGATGCGCCGTCTTTCCTTGCCGATTTAGATAAATATCCTAATTTGATTGTCTTCCAGACTTTTTCTAAGGCATGGGGATGTGCTGCCATTCGTTTGGGCATGGCCTTTGCGTCTAAAGAAATCATCTCTATTTTCAGTAAGATTAAATATCCGTATAATGTGAATCTGCTGACACAGAAAGAGGCTGTTATGATGTTGCATCGGCATTATGAGGTAGAACGTTGGGTAAAGTCGTTATTGGAAGAACGGACGCGTTTGGTCAATGAATTTGTAGAACTGCCTTGTTGTGAGAAAATCTATCCTACGGATGCTAATTTTTTTCTAGCTAAAGTGACAGATGCCAAGAAAATATATAATTATTTGGTAGGTAAAGGTATCATAGTGCGTAACCGTACCAATATTTCTTTATGTCGTGATTGTTTGCGTGTGACTATTGGTACACGTCCGGAGAATGATATGTTGTTGGAAGCATTGAAGAATTATGAATGTTGAAATATGAAGAAAGCGTTGTTTATAGATCGTGACGGTACGTTGGTTATCGAGCCACCGGTTGATTACCAATTGGATTCTTTCCATAAATTGGAGTTTTATCCTAAGGTATTTCGTAATTTGGGATTTATCCACAGTAAGCTCGACTTTGAATTTGTGATGGTTACCAATCAAGATGGCCTCGGTACTTCTTCTTTTCCTGAGGATGCCTTTTGGCCGGTGCACAACCTAGTGTTGAAGACATTGGAGGGGGAAGGTATCACTTTTGATGATATCTTGATAGACCGCAGTTTTCCGGAAGACCATGTGCCTACCCGCAAGCCTGGAACAGGAATGATGGGAAAATATCTTACCGGTGATTATGATTTGGCTAACAGTTTTGTTATTGGTGACCGTGTTACAGATGTGGAACTGGCTAAAAATATGGGATGTAAGGCTATCTTGCTGCAAGATAATATGGATATTCTGAAAGAAAAAGAACTGGAATCCTATTGTGTACTGGTTACTACAGATTGGGATAAGGTCGCTGAATTTCTTTTTGCCGGAGAACGTATAGCGGAGGTCCGTCGTACTACGAAGGAAACGGATATTTATATCAGCTTAAATTTAGATGGCAGCGGAAAGTGTGATATTTCTACAGGTATTGGTTTTTTTGATCACATGTTGGAACAGATTGGAAAACATGGTGGTATTGATCTTACCATTAAAGTAAAAGGTGATTTGGAAGTGGACGAACATCATACTATTGAAGATACTGCCATTGTTTTGGGTGAATGTATTTATCGGGCATTGGGCAGCAAGCGTGGCATTGAGCGTTACGGATATTGCTTGCCCATGGATGATTGTCTTTGTCGGGTAGCTTTGGATTTTGGCGGTAGAGCATGGTTAGTATGGGATGCTGAGTTTCATCGAGAGAAAATAGGGGAGATGCCTACCGAGATGTTTCCTCATTTTTTTAAATCATTGAGTGATGCAGCTCGTATGAATTTAAATATCAAAGCCGAGGGGCAGAATGAACATCATAAAATAGAAGGTATTTTCAAGGCTTTGGCTCGTGCCATAAAGATGGCTGTGCGAAGAGATATTTACTATTTTGAAGTACCCTCAAGCAAGGGATGTATTTAAGTTAGCTTCAAAGACAAAGTAACTTAACTTATTTGCCCAACTAAGTTAAGTTACTTTGTCTTTGAAGCTAACTTACTTTTTTATATGGTTTATAGCTCTTCGCATTCTTTCAGCCATGAAGCTGCACTTGCATCGCTTGGCATACGCCAGTCACCTCGGGGACTGAGTGATACGGATCCCACTTTGGGACCATCGGGCAGGCAGGAACGTTTGAATTG from Phocaeicola dorei encodes the following:
- the hisC gene encoding histidinol-phosphate transaminase yields the protein MKDLKELTRPNIWALKPYSSARDEYNGAEASVFLDANENPYNTPNNRYPDPMQRELKNMIAPIKKVDPDTIFLGNGSDEAIDLVYRAFCIPGVDNVAAIDPTYGMYQVCADVNDVEYRKVLLDENYQFSADKLLAATDDHTKLVFLCSPNNPTGNNLDRREMEKLLDTFQGLVIIDEAYSDFSDAPSFLADLDKYPNLIVFQTFSKAWGCAAIRLGMAFASKEIISIFSKIKYPYNVNLLTQKEAVMMLHRHYEVERWVKSLLEERTRLVNEFVELPCCEKIYPTDANFFLAKVTDAKKIYNYLVGKGIIVRNRTNISLCRDCLRVTIGTRPENDMLLEALKNYEC
- the hisB gene encoding bifunctional histidinol-phosphatase/imidazoleglycerol-phosphate dehydratase HisB codes for the protein MKKALFIDRDGTLVIEPPVDYQLDSFHKLEFYPKVFRNLGFIHSKLDFEFVMVTNQDGLGTSSFPEDAFWPVHNLVLKTLEGEGITFDDILIDRSFPEDHVPTRKPGTGMMGKYLTGDYDLANSFVIGDRVTDVELAKNMGCKAILLQDNMDILKEKELESYCVLVTTDWDKVAEFLFAGERIAEVRRTTKETDIYISLNLDGSGKCDISTGIGFFDHMLEQIGKHGGIDLTIKVKGDLEVDEHHTIEDTAIVLGECIYRALGSKRGIERYGYCLPMDDCLCRVALDFGGRAWLVWDAEFHREKIGEMPTEMFPHFFKSLSDAARMNLNIKAEGQNEHHKIEGIFKALARAIKMAVRRDIYYFEVPSSKGCI
- the hisD gene encoding histidinol dehydrogenase; this translates as MKKIIYPEKKDWVEILRRPALNTDTLRDTVKEVLDKVKTEGDKAVREYEERFDKVKLDLLGVTETEIAEAEKEVPIELKAAIMLAQKNIHTFHNSQRFEGKKVQTVSGVTCWQKAVAIEKVGLYIPGGTAPLFSTVLMLATPAQIAGCKEIVLCTPPDKEGKVHPAILYAAKLAGVNKIFKAGGVQAIAAMAYGTESVPKVYKIFGPGNQYVTAAKQQVSLRDVAIDMPAGPSEVEVLADETANPVFVAADLLSQAEHGVDSQAMLITTSEKLMKEVEYEVQRQLALLTRWKIAEKSLANSKLILVRDMDEAIALTNEYAPEHLIIETKDYMELAERIVNAGSVFLGSLTPESAGDYASGTNHTLPTNGYAKAYSGVSLDSFIRKITFQEINGEGIQNIGPAIEVMAANEQLGAHKNAVTVRLKTV